GTGAAGGCGAACTGGATGCGCGCAAGCAGTGTCGCGTCAAAGGCTTCAAACACGGCGCGATCCTCTCAGCAGCGCAGAGCAAAAGCCCGGCCTGATTTCTGTTGCGCTCGTCGAGCTGTTTCGGCTCAACTTCATCGTGTGATGGAATTTGATGCAGAATTGCCAAAGGTCAATGACAGGGTGGCCGCCACGTTGTCACACTGCGGCAATGTTTCGCCTGCGGCATTTGGACCGGACGGCGGGCGTTATGCTCGCGCCAGATAGGCCTCGGCGAGCTCCGTCCAGAAGGCGGCGCCGATCGGCAGCAGATCGTCGTTGAAGTTGTAGCCGGGGTGGTGGAGCGGTTTCTCCTCGCCGGTCACCCGCGATCCCAGGAAGAAATAGGTGCCGGGCCTTTCCTTGAGCATATAGGCGAAATCCTCGCTGCCCATATATGGGCGGGCGAGATCGACGACCTTGTCCGCGCCGGCAAAGCGGACCGCGAGATCGCGCACGAAATCCGTCTCCGACTTGTGATTGATCGTCGCATCGTAGCTTCGCTGGTAATCGACCGTCGCTCGCATGCCGAAGCTCGCCGCCTGGGCCTCGGCGATCATCCGGATGCGGCGCTCGAGTGCGTCGCGGACGGCCGGATCGAAGGAGCGGATGCCGACGACGATCTCGGCCCGCTCCGGAATGATGTTGCTCGCCGAACCGGCGTGGAAGGCGCCGACGGTGACGACGGTGGGATCCATCGGATGGATGTTGCGCGACACGATCGTCTGCAGCGCCATGACGATGCTGGCGCCGCAGACGATCGGGTCGGCGGTCTCCTGCGGTTCGGCGCCGTGGCCGCCGCGGCCGTGCACGGTGATCCGCGCCTCGTCGACGGCGGCCCCGATCGGACCTTCGCGCAAGGCAAACTGGCCGAAGGGCAGGTTCGGCTCGTTGTGGAGCGCGAAGACGGCGTCGCAGGGGAATTTGTCGAACAGGCCTTCATCGATCATGATCTTCGCGCCCCCGAAATTCTCCTCGGCCGGCTGGAAGATGAGGTGGATGGTGCCGTCGAAATTCCGTCGCTCGGCAAGCGCGCGGGCGGCACCGAGCAGCATTGCGGTGTGGCCATCGTGCCCACACGCATGCATGAGGCCGGGCGTCTTGCTGGCGTAGTCGAGGCCGGTTTCCTCGAGGATCGGCAAGGCGTCGATGTCGGCGCGGATGCCGATCGAGCGCGGGCCGGCGCCGACCTTGAGGGTGCCGACGACGCCGGTTTTCGCCAGACCCGTCGTCACCGTGTAGCCAAGCGCTTCGAGATGGCCTGCGATGAAGGCGGATGTGCGGCGTTCCTCCAACCCCAATTCGGGATGGGCGTGCAGGTCGCGGCGGATGGCGACGAGTTCAGGCAAGGCATTGCTGATGGCGGCAGAGAGTTTCATGTCAGGCACCACGGGTGGGAATGCGATTTTCGAAATAACGGAAGGCGACGACCAGAATGCCGGTCAGGCACAGATAGATGAGCGCAAGCAAGAGCAGCGGCTCGTAGGTGAGAAAGGTTTCCTGCCGCACCTTGGAGATCACCGCATAGACGTCGACCACGGTGATGGTTGCCACGAGCGGTGTCGATTTGAGTTGCAGCACGGTCTCGCCGTTGAGCGTCGGCAGCGCCCGGTGGACGGCGCGGGGCAGCCAGATGCGCCGGAACGTCGTCCAGCGTCCCATGCCGTAGGCGCGCGCAGCCTCCAGTTCGCCTTGCGGCACGCCGGCAAAGGCGCCGCGCATCACTTCCCCCTCGTAAGCCGCGAAGGAGAGCGTCAGCGCCGCCACTCCATAGGGCCATGCTTCGCGCAGGTAAGGCCAGAGGAGGGAATGGCGGATCGCAGGGAATTGCGGAAAGAGCGAGCCGAGCCCGTAATAGAGCAGCCAGAGCTGCAAGAGCAGCGGCGTGCCGCGGATGACGGTGCAGAACAGTCGGGCCGGGGCCTTGAGGAACCAGGGGCCGGTGACCTGGACGAGCCCGAGCGGAACGGCAAGCAGGAAGCCGAGGATCGCCGTGCTGAACAGCATCGCCAGGCTGACGAGGATCCCGGAGCCGAGCCTCGGCAGGTAGCGCGGCAGCCAATCCCAGCGCATGAAGACGGCGATGGCGACGATGAGGCCCGCGAAGACCAGCATCAGGACGATGCGATGCGGTTTGAGGAAGGCCTCCGCCTTGGGAAGGTCCTCGGGGACGAGCGCGAGCGCGTGGGTCGTTTCGTCGGTCATCGCCGCTCCGCGAAGCCGCGCCGGGCGTGCCGCTCGATGACGCCGATGAAGAGGTTCGAGACGAGCGTCAGGACGAGATAGAGCGCGCCGGCGGCGCAGAAGAAGAGGAAGTACGCCTTAGTGGTACCGGCCGCCTGGCGCGTGACGAGCGTCAATTCGCTGAAGCCGACGACGGCAAGCAGCGCCGTGTCCTTGGTGGCGATCAGCCACAGATTGGCAAGGCCCGGAATAGCATAGGGCAGCATGGCGGGCAGGGTGATGCGCCTGAGAACCTTGGTCGGCGACATCCCATAGGCCCGCGCCGCCTCGATCTGCCCGGCCGGCACCGCCTTGATCGCACCGCGCAGTACCTCGGTCGAATAGGCGCCCTGCACGACGCCGATGACGAAGATGCCGGCCATCAGGCCGCTGATATCGACGGTCCCGATCCCCATGGCGCCGAGAAACTGGTTCAGGAGGTCGGTGCCGGCATAGTAGAGAAGCAGGATGAGGACGAGTTCGGGAACGGCGCGGACGATGGTCGTATAGCACTCGAGCAGGTCGCGCAGCACCGGTCCGCCGTAGAGCTTGCCGAAGGCGCCGCCGACGCCGAGCAGCAATCCGAGCGCATAGCCGCCGATAGCGATCTCGATCGAATGCAGGAAGCCCTGCAACAGAACGCCGCCCCAGCCGGGCGCCGCGAGCGCCAGCAGGCTCCAGTTGATGAGGGAATCCGCAGCCATGGCCACCTCATGCTCCGAAAATCAAAGGCCGGCAATCCTACAGCGCCGTGCGTCTTTTCAGACGCACAAAGGTCGCTGTAGCACTTTGAATCGCTGCATGTTTTTGTCCTTAAATCGGACTCCGATTGAAGGAAACATGCAGTGGGACCGCCGGCCTTCCGCGGTCAGCCGCCGTAAATGTCGAAGTCGAAGTACTTCTTCGAGAAGGTGTCGTAGGTGCCGTTGTCGCGGATCGCCTTGATCGCCGCGTTGATCTTGTCCTTGAGTTCGGTCTCGCCCTTGCGCAGTCCGACGCCGACGCCTGGTCCGAGGACGTCGACGTCCTGGGCGACTTCGCCCTTGTAGTCGCAGCATTCCTTGCCTTGATCGCTCTTCAGGAAGGCTTCGAGAGCGATCGCATCGGCCTGCACGGCATCGACGCGGCCGGCCGCAAGATCCTGGTTCGCTTCGTCCTGCGTCTGGTATTCCTTGACCTCGACGCCGGCCGGGGCGAAATGCTTCGTCGCATAGGCCTGGTGCACGGTCGAGACCTGCACGCCGAGCGTCTTGCCGGCGAGGCCTTCCGGCGTCGGCTTGATGTCCTCGCCCTTGGTGCCCATGATGCCGGTCGGCGTGTTGTAGTACTTGTCGGAGAAGTCGATGGTCTTCAGGCGCTCCGCGGTGATCGACATCGAGCCGACGATCATGTCGATCTTCTTGGCGGTCAGCGCCGGAATGATGCCGTCCCAGGCGACCGGCGTGATCACGCAGTCAAGCTTGGCCTCGGCGCACATCGCTTTCATGAACTCGACTTCCCAGCCTTCCCAATTGCCGTTCGCGTCCGGCGAGGTGAAGGGCGGGTAGGGTTCGGCGGCAATGCCGACCTTGATCTGTTCGGCCGAGGCGGCGGCGCCGGTGAGAGACAGGGCGGCGGCGAGCGCCAGGAGCTTCAATGTCTTCTTCATGCTGTTCCCTTTTTTGGTTGTTGAGCACTGCGGAATTCAATGAATCGAACTGATGAACTTCTTCAGCCTTTCGGATTTCGGCGCGCCGAAGATGGCCTCGGGCGGTCCCTGTTCCTCGATGAGGCCGTTGTGCAGGAAGACGATGTGGCTGGCGACGTCGCGGGCGAACTTCATCTCGTGGGTGACGAGGATCATCGTCCGTTTCTCGCGCGCCAGGTCGCCGATCACCGAGAGAACTTCGCCGACGAGCTCCGGATCAAGCGCCGAGGTCGGTTCGTCGAAGAGCATGACAAGCGGCTGGATCGCCAGAGCCCGGGCGATCGCGGCGCGCTGCTGCTGGCCGCCGGAGAGGAAGGCCGGATAGGCGTCACGCTTCTCAAAGAGTCCGACGCGGCGCAGCAGCTTTTCCGCCGTTTCCACCGCCTCGGCCCTGGATTTGCCGAGTACGTGGACCGGAGCCTCGATGACGTTTTCGAGGATGGTCATGTGCTGCCAGAGATTGAAGCTCTGGAACACCATGCCGAGCTGGGTGCGGATGCGCTGGACCTGCTTGCGGTCGGCAGGCATCAACCCGCCGTGGCCGTCCGGCTTCATACGGATTTCTTCGCCGTGGACAGAGACCCGGCCGGCCGAGGGCAATTCCAGCATGTTGATGCAGCGCAGGAAGGTCGATTTCCCCGAGCCGCTGCCGCCGATGATGGCGATGACGTCGCCCTGCCGGGCGTTCAGCGATACACCCTTCAGCACTTCCAATGGCCCGAAACGCTTGTGGAGGTCAGTGACCGCAATTGCCTGGGCCGCGTCCGTCATCGACACGCGGCTCCCTTGGCTCGCAGAGCTTTTGCAGGCATGAAAACAGTTCCCCTGGTCGTTCTTTCGTGCAGCATCTTCGGCTTGTCACGCTGTTTCATGGGGGGCATCGTTGCACTTGTGCCGCTATTATTCAAGTGTATAATAACTGTGCCGCTGATTTTTTGCGGACCTCGCCCAAATGCCGTCCCTACAGTGGAGCACGTCATGAGCCCGACCGGTTCACCGACAATCACGATCTACCGGAACGGCTCTTGTTTCCGGTGGCGGCCATGAACCGCCGTAGCTTCCACCGTGCTCCGGAAGGCGAGCGCCGCCAGGAACTGATCGAAGCGACGCTTGATTGCATATCGGAATTCGGCCTGAAGGGCGCGACGGTCCGGCAGATCGCCGTTCGTGCCGGCGTCACCGCCGGGCTCGTTCGCCACTATTTCGATTCGAAGGACCAGATGGTGGCGGAAGCCTATCGCGCCGTCATCGCCTCGCTGACCGAAAAGGCGAAGAATGTCGAGGGCGATCCGACAACGCGCCTCAAGGACTTCATTGCCATCAACCTGACCGAACCCGTGGCCGACAGCCGAAGCGTCTCGCTCTGGGCCGCCTTCATCAGCCAGGTGCGGGTCGATCCGGTGCTCGCCGAAATCCACCGCGACGGCTATCTCGCCTTTCGCAACGCCCTGCAGGACCTGCTGAGCGATTTCCTGGCGGCGAAGGGCAGGCCGGCCGGTCCGGAGGAATGCCGTCGCTATGCGATTGCGATCAACGGCCTTGTCGACGGGCTTTGGGTGGAAGGCTGCCTTGCCGGTGATCTTTTCCGTGATGGCGAACTGGTGAGCATTGCCATGGCGTCCGTCGAGGCGCTGCTCGGCCTGCCGATGGAAGAATAGGCGAAAAGAACAATAAGAGACGGGAGAAAACACCATGCGTTATGCGTCGATCACCTCGCGCCTGGCGGATCTTGGCTCCGGAAAGTGGTCGTTGCACATCAGGGCGCGGCAGTTGAAGGCAAGCGGTACCGATCTCATCGAACTCACCATCGGCGAGCCGGACTTGCCGCCCGACCGCGCCCTTCTCGACGAGTGCCAGCGCGCCATGTATGCCGGGCGCTATCGCTATTCGAACGGCCGCGGCGAGCCAGCCCTCGTCGCCGCGCTTGCGGACAAATACCGTCGCCG
This DNA window, taken from Sinorhizobium fredii NGR234, encodes the following:
- a CDS encoding M20 aminoacylase family protein yields the protein MKLSAAISNALPELVAIRRDLHAHPELGLEERRTSAFIAGHLEALGYTVTTGLAKTGVVGTLKVGAGPRSIGIRADIDALPILEETGLDYASKTPGLMHACGHDGHTAMLLGAARALAERRNFDGTIHLIFQPAEENFGGAKIMIDEGLFDKFPCDAVFALHNEPNLPFGQFALREGPIGAAVDEARITVHGRGGHGAEPQETADPIVCGASIVMALQTIVSRNIHPMDPTVVTVGAFHAGSASNIIPERAEIVVGIRSFDPAVRDALERRIRMIAEAQAASFGMRATVDYQRSYDATINHKSETDFVRDLAVRFAGADKVVDLARPYMGSEDFAYMLKERPGTYFFLGSRVTGEEKPLHHPGYNFNDDLLPIGAAFWTELAEAYLARA
- a CDS encoding ABC transporter permease; its protein translation is MTDETTHALALVPEDLPKAEAFLKPHRIVLMLVFAGLIVAIAVFMRWDWLPRYLPRLGSGILVSLAMLFSTAILGFLLAVPLGLVQVTGPWFLKAPARLFCTVIRGTPLLLQLWLLYYGLGSLFPQFPAIRHSLLWPYLREAWPYGVAALTLSFAAYEGEVMRGAFAGVPQGELEAARAYGMGRWTTFRRIWLPRAVHRALPTLNGETVLQLKSTPLVATITVVDVYAVISKVRQETFLTYEPLLLLALIYLCLTGILVVAFRYFENRIPTRGA
- a CDS encoding ABC transporter permease, whose product is MAADSLINWSLLALAAPGWGGVLLQGFLHSIEIAIGGYALGLLLGVGGAFGKLYGGPVLRDLLECYTTIVRAVPELVLILLLYYAGTDLLNQFLGAMGIGTVDISGLMAGIFVIGVVQGAYSTEVLRGAIKAVPAGQIEAARAYGMSPTKVLRRITLPAMLPYAIPGLANLWLIATKDTALLAVVGFSELTLVTRQAAGTTKAYFLFFCAAGALYLVLTLVSNLFIGVIERHARRGFAERR
- a CDS encoding transporter substrate-binding domain-containing protein, which encodes MKKTLKLLALAAALSLTGAAASAEQIKVGIAAEPYPPFTSPDANGNWEGWEVEFMKAMCAEAKLDCVITPVAWDGIIPALTAKKIDMIVGSMSITAERLKTIDFSDKYYNTPTGIMGTKGEDIKPTPEGLAGKTLGVQVSTVHQAYATKHFAPAGVEVKEYQTQDEANQDLAAGRVDAVQADAIALEAFLKSDQGKECCDYKGEVAQDVDVLGPGVGVGLRKGETELKDKINAAIKAIRDNGTYDTFSKKYFDFDIYGG
- a CDS encoding ABC transporter ATP-binding protein, with amino-acid sequence MTDAAQAIAVTDLHKRFGPLEVLKGVSLNARQGDVIAIIGGSGSGKSTFLRCINMLELPSAGRVSVHGEEIRMKPDGHGGLMPADRKQVQRIRTQLGMVFQSFNLWQHMTILENVIEAPVHVLGKSRAEAVETAEKLLRRVGLFEKRDAYPAFLSGGQQQRAAIARALAIQPLVMLFDEPTSALDPELVGEVLSVIGDLAREKRTMILVTHEMKFARDVASHIVFLHNGLIEEQGPPEAIFGAPKSERLKKFISSIH
- a CDS encoding TetR family transcriptional regulator C-terminal domain-containing protein — encoded protein: MNRRSFHRAPEGERRQELIEATLDCISEFGLKGATVRQIAVRAGVTAGLVRHYFDSKDQMVAEAYRAVIASLTEKAKNVEGDPTTRLKDFIAINLTEPVADSRSVSLWAAFISQVRVDPVLAEIHRDGYLAFRNALQDLLSDFLAAKGRPAGPEECRRYAIAINGLVDGLWVEGCLAGDLFRDGELVSIAMASVEALLGLPMEE